The Terriglobia bacterium genomic interval GATCGGGCCGCTGTTGATCAGCGCCATCGCCGCTGCCGGAGTGATCGATGTGTTCATTCTGAGAAGAGTGAAGAAAGCCTGGGAATTTCCGAGCGGCGCCGTCCTCACCGGTCTGATCATTGCGATGGTTCTGAGTCCTTATGAACCCTGGTACGTTGCGGCGGCAACGTCGGCGATCGCCGTTGTCAGCAAATACGTATTTCGCAGCCGCTTCGCCAATATATTCAATCCGGCCGCTCTCGCAATCGTGATCACCTTTTACATATTCGATACGGGGCAGAGCTGGTGGGGCGCCCTTCCGGAGATTGAACCGTTCGCCATTGTGCTTCTGTTCATAACAGGCGGATTCATCGCGAATCGGGTCAACAAGGTTCCGATGGTGCTTATCTTTCTGGGTCTCTACTATCTCCTGTTTACCGTGACCTCATTTCTAGGCAACCCTGCGCATGCCGCGGAAATCTATCGCGCTCCGGATCTGCACGCCGTGCTGTATTTCGCGTTCTTCATCCTGACCGACCCGCCGACGTCGCCGGTAAAGTATCCGCATCAACTGTGCTACGGCGCGATTGTCGCCGTCACCAGCTACGCGTTCTTCGAGCTGGTCGGTGCCGTGTACTACCTTCTGGCCGCAGTCCTGGTCGGCAATCTCTGGGAAGCCGGCCGCC includes:
- a CDS encoding RnfABCDGE type electron transport complex subunit D: MVNGAVARFLWTPKGLLLTVLALLTFVAARHEPLDEIGPLLISAIAAAGVIDVFILRRVKKAWEFPSGAVLTGLIIAMVLSPYEPWYVAAATSAIAVVSKYVFRSRFANIFNPAALAIVITFYIFDTGQSWWGALPEIEPFAIVLLFITGGFIANRVNKVPMVLIFLGLYYLLFTVTSFLGNPAHAAEIYRAPDLHAVLYFAFFILTDPPTSPVKYPHQLCYGAIVAVTSYAFFELVGAVYYLLAAVLVGNLWEAGRRWFATQR